In Kitasatospora sp. NA04385, a single genomic region encodes these proteins:
- a CDS encoding extracellular solute-binding protein has protein sequence MPIRRRRVLLGALAALGATALARYGSAEASSTSGPAGLLEVTTGWTSGPEQGGLQALLAALKGRAPNVTFVAGDASNPAGTDLAARLADGPPPDSFRCSGGDELAELAPRLEPLDALAAARGWTAGLPGALLPRLRAGGALYGVPAGARRTNLLWTNPRLLAAAGAAPPPRDTGALLARLRQLAATGTTPLAVGGPAEVLHLAETVLLAAHGPDGFAALWRPGGPWRGSAATGALRTLDALLALAAPPAPDADWTDAARLLGTGRAGYLVTGDWADTWLREDLGLRPGTDYGWSAAPGTEALFQSRTDVFALPRAARNRTAALAWLDVCAGLDGQVALNGARAAVPARTDLPDPTRALFGPYARWSLDEWRTRRPVDSLTHGGLLAPRRRAAALAAAREFTGHRDSARLARELAAL, from the coding sequence GTGCCGATCCGCCGCCGCCGGGTCCTGCTGGGCGCGCTGGCCGCCCTGGGCGCCACCGCGCTGGCCCGGTACGGCTCGGCGGAGGCGAGTTCGACGAGCGGTCCGGCGGGCCTGCTGGAGGTCACCACCGGCTGGACGAGCGGCCCGGAGCAGGGCGGGCTGCAGGCCCTGCTGGCCGCGTTGAAGGGCCGCGCCCCGAACGTCACCTTCGTGGCGGGCGACGCCTCCAACCCGGCCGGCACCGACCTCGCCGCCCGGCTCGCCGACGGTCCGCCGCCGGACAGCTTCCGGTGCTCCGGCGGCGACGAACTCGCCGAACTGGCACCCCGGTTGGAGCCGCTGGACGCCCTCGCCGCCGCCCGCGGCTGGACGGCGGGGCTGCCCGGGGCGCTGCTGCCCCGGCTGCGGGCCGGCGGGGCGCTGTACGGCGTCCCGGCCGGGGCCAGGCGCACCAACCTGCTGTGGACCAACCCGCGGCTGCTGGCCGCGGCCGGTGCCGCCCCGCCGCCCCGGGACACCGGGGCACTGCTCGCCCGGCTGCGGCAGCTCGCCGCCACCGGCACCACCCCGCTCGCCGTCGGCGGCCCGGCCGAGGTGCTGCACCTGGCCGAGACCGTCCTGCTCGCCGCGCACGGCCCCGACGGCTTCGCCGCGCTGTGGCGGCCCGGCGGCCCCTGGCGCGGCTCCGCCGCCACCGGCGCCCTGCGCACCCTGGACGCCCTGCTGGCGCTCGCCGCGCCGCCCGCCCCGGACGCCGACTGGACCGACGCCGCCCGGCTGCTGGGCACCGGCCGGGCCGGGTACCTGGTCACCGGCGACTGGGCCGACACCTGGCTGCGCGAGGACCTCGGGCTGCGCCCGGGCACCGACTACGGCTGGAGCGCCGCGCCCGGCACCGAGGCCCTGTTCCAGTCCCGGACCGACGTCTTCGCGCTGCCCCGGGCGGCCCGCAACCGCACCGCCGCGCTCGCCTGGCTCGACGTCTGCGCCGGCCTCGACGGGCAGGTCGCGCTGAACGGCGCCCGGGCCGCCGTCCCCGCCCGCACCGACCTGCCCGACCCCACCCGCGCCCTGTTCGGCCCGTACGCCCGCTGGTCCCTGGACGAGTGGCGCACCCGGCGGCCGGTCGACTCGCTCACCCACGGCGGGCTGCTCGCCCCCCGCCGCCGGGCCGCCGCGCTGGCCGCGGCGCGCGAGTTCACCGGGCACCGCGACAGCGCCCGGCTGGCCCGCGAGCTCGCCGCGCTCTGA
- a CDS encoding DUF2092 domain-containing protein — MDHDSAAEQDMTPLRIAPPAPTGPGGRPGRPGRRRAVRVGVPVAVAAAVATGIGLVPALASDETPDLPAISAQDLVTKALSANTDTFSGTVRISADLGLPTALTDAVGGTGPIGELARGAGAQVGGADPKLKAVELLGGSHTLKVAVDGPDRQRLTMAGEKSGYELVHDGDQLWAYDRGSQQALHLTAPASAGHEHAPEPGIGSFTPQEVAKRFLEQSAATTSVTVGGTERVAGHAAYRLSVKPKQAGSTVDEVRIAIDAEKGVPLAVQVRTVDGATAFDVRFGSLSYAKPDAGTFRFTAPKGAKVTEAPADAFSGNPLSSVLPEPGAEPGTGSDAGPDVRGASAIGEGWTTVLHGEAGADAAKGLAQFTGRRVDGGTLVSTRVVNALITDDGRVYLGAVTPETLQRAARG; from the coding sequence GTGGACCACGACTCCGCCGCAGAACAGGACATGACGCCGCTCCGGATCGCTCCGCCCGCGCCCACCGGGCCCGGCGGGCGGCCCGGACGGCCCGGACGGCGGCGCGCCGTCCGCGTCGGGGTGCCGGTGGCCGTCGCCGCCGCCGTCGCCACCGGCATCGGGCTGGTGCCCGCGCTCGCCAGCGACGAGACGCCCGACCTGCCCGCGATCAGCGCCCAGGACCTCGTCACCAAGGCGCTCTCCGCGAACACCGACACCTTCTCCGGCACCGTCCGGATCAGCGCCGACCTCGGCCTGCCCACCGCGCTCACCGACGCGGTGGGCGGCACCGGCCCGATCGGCGAACTCGCCCGCGGCGCCGGTGCGCAGGTCGGCGGCGCCGACCCGAAGCTCAAGGCGGTCGAACTGCTCGGCGGCTCGCACACCCTGAAGGTCGCCGTCGACGGGCCCGACCGGCAGCGGCTGACCATGGCCGGCGAGAAGTCCGGCTACGAGCTGGTCCACGACGGCGACCAGCTGTGGGCCTACGACCGCGGCTCCCAGCAGGCCCTGCACCTGACCGCCCCCGCGTCCGCCGGGCACGAGCACGCGCCCGAGCCGGGCATCGGCTCGTTCACCCCGCAGGAGGTCGCCAAGCGCTTCCTGGAGCAGTCCGCCGCGACCACCTCGGTGACCGTCGGCGGCACCGAGCGGGTCGCCGGGCACGCCGCGTACCGGCTCAGCGTCAAGCCCAAGCAGGCCGGCTCCACCGTCGACGAGGTCCGGATCGCGATCGACGCCGAGAAGGGCGTGCCGCTGGCCGTCCAGGTCCGCACGGTGGACGGCGCGACCGCGTTCGACGTCCGCTTCGGCTCGCTCTCCTACGCCAAGCCGGACGCCGGGACGTTCCGGTTCACCGCCCCCAAGGGCGCCAAGGTCACCGAGGCTCCCGCCGACGCCTTCTCCGGCAACCCGCTGTCCTCCGTCCTGCCCGAGCCGGGCGCCGAACCGGGCACCGGGTCGGACGCCGGGCCGGACGTCCGGGGTGCCTCCGCGATCGGCGAGGGCTGGACCACCGTCCTGCACGGCGAGGCGGGCGCCGACGCCGCGAAGGGGCTGGCCCAGTTCACCGGCCGCCGCGTCGACGGCGGGACGCTGGTCTCCACCCGCGTCGTCAACGCCCTGATCACCGACGACGGCCGCGTCTACCTCGGCGCGGTCACCCCGGAGACGCTGCAGCGGGCCGCCCGCGGGTGA
- a CDS encoding polyprenyl synthetase family protein, which yields MTVVGPFGLSVQDRDLTRDVQAGMQAVESALVEAVKSDVPFITVTASHLIEAGGKRFRPLLVMLAAQFGDPAAPGVVPSAVVVELTHLATLYHDDVMDEAPVRRGAPSANNRWDNSVAILTGDFLFSRASQVLSDLGPEAVRIQSDAFERLVTGQILETAGPRPEDDPLRHYLDVIAGKTGSLIAVSCRFGSLMAGAEPWIVDLLTQYGERIGTAFQLADDVLDVASDGHESGKTPGTDLREGVPTLPVLMLHQTPVDPADPEDVRLRELLATDLAADEAAHAEALRLLRRHPALERARRETLRYAEEARALLETLPDCPAKAALQELCDTVAIRTM from the coding sequence GTGACCGTCGTGGGGCCCTTCGGGCTGAGCGTGCAGGACCGCGATCTGACCCGTGACGTCCAGGCGGGGATGCAGGCCGTGGAGTCCGCCCTGGTCGAGGCCGTCAAGAGCGACGTGCCGTTCATCACGGTGACCGCCAGCCACCTGATCGAGGCCGGGGGCAAGCGGTTCAGGCCGCTGCTGGTGATGCTCGCCGCGCAGTTCGGCGACCCCGCGGCGCCCGGCGTGGTGCCCTCCGCCGTGGTGGTCGAGCTGACCCACCTCGCCACGCTCTACCACGACGACGTGATGGACGAGGCCCCGGTGCGGCGCGGCGCGCCCAGCGCCAACAACCGCTGGGACAACTCGGTGGCCATCCTCACCGGCGACTTCCTGTTCTCGCGCGCCTCGCAGGTGCTCTCCGACCTCGGCCCGGAGGCCGTCCGGATCCAGTCCGACGCCTTCGAGCGGCTGGTCACCGGCCAGATCCTGGAGACCGCCGGGCCGCGCCCCGAGGACGACCCGCTGCGCCACTACCTGGACGTGATCGCCGGCAAGACCGGCTCGCTGATCGCCGTCTCCTGCCGCTTCGGCTCGCTGATGGCCGGCGCCGAGCCGTGGATCGTCGACCTGCTCACCCAGTACGGCGAGCGGATCGGCACCGCCTTCCAGCTCGCCGACGACGTCCTGGACGTCGCCAGCGACGGCCACGAGTCCGGCAAGACCCCCGGCACCGACCTGCGCGAGGGCGTCCCGACCCTGCCGGTGCTGATGCTGCACCAGACGCCCGTCGACCCGGCCGACCCCGAGGACGTCCGGCTGCGCGAGCTGCTCGCCACCGACCTGGCCGCCGACGAGGCCGCGCACGCCGAGGCGCTGCGGCTGCTGCGCCGCCACCCGGCGCTGGAGCGGGCCCGCCGCGAGACGCTGCGCTACGCCGAGGAGGCCCGGGCGCTGCTGGAGACGCTGCCGGACTGCCCGGCGAAGGCCGCCCTCCAGGAGCTGTGCGACACCGTGGCGATCCGCACGATGTAG
- a CDS encoding 2-oxoacid:ferredoxin oxidoreductase subunit beta: protein MTDFPALRLVPKADGPQSAKDFKTDQEVRWCPGCGDYAILAAVQSFMPELGIRRENTVFVSGIGCSSRFPYYMNTYGMHSIHGRAPAIATGLAASRPDLSVWVVTGDGDALSIGGNHLIHALRRNVNLKILLFNNRIYGLTKGQYSPTSEVGKITKSTPMGSLDAPFNPLSLAIGAEASFVARTIDSDRQHLQSVLRAAAQHEGTALVEIYQNCNIFNDGAFEVLKEPGTRDEALVRLEHGQPVLVGADRHVVRDADGELRIAPRSEGTAIVHDAHAASPATAFALTRLADADTLHHTPIGVLRDVSRPVYDTLMAEQLTRAEEQRGRGDLGALLAGSSTWTVDA from the coding sequence ATGACCGACTTCCCCGCCCTGCGCCTGGTCCCCAAGGCGGACGGCCCGCAGTCCGCGAAGGACTTCAAGACGGACCAGGAGGTGCGCTGGTGCCCGGGCTGCGGCGACTACGCGATCCTCGCGGCCGTCCAGTCCTTCATGCCGGAGCTGGGCATCCGGCGCGAGAACACCGTCTTCGTGTCCGGGATCGGCTGCTCCTCGCGCTTCCCGTACTACATGAACACCTACGGCATGCACTCGATCCACGGCCGCGCCCCGGCGATCGCCACCGGCCTGGCCGCCTCCCGCCCCGACCTGTCGGTGTGGGTGGTCACCGGTGACGGCGACGCGCTCTCGATCGGCGGCAACCACCTGATCCACGCGCTGCGGCGCAACGTCAACCTGAAGATCCTGCTGTTCAACAACCGGATCTACGGGCTGACCAAGGGCCAGTACTCGCCCACCAGCGAGGTCGGCAAGATCACCAAGTCGACGCCGATGGGCTCGCTGGACGCCCCGTTCAACCCGCTCTCGCTGGCGATCGGCGCCGAGGCCTCGTTCGTGGCCCGCACCATCGACTCCGACCGGCAGCACCTGCAGTCGGTGCTGCGGGCCGCCGCGCAGCACGAGGGCACCGCGCTCGTGGAGATCTACCAGAACTGCAACATCTTCAACGACGGCGCCTTCGAGGTCCTCAAGGAGCCGGGCACCCGCGACGAGGCGCTGGTCCGGCTGGAGCACGGGCAGCCGGTGCTGGTCGGCGCGGACCGGCACGTGGTCCGCGACGCGGACGGCGAACTGCGGATCGCCCCGCGCTCCGAGGGCACCGCGATCGTCCACGACGCGCACGCCGCGAGCCCGGCCACCGCCTTCGCGCTCACCCGGCTCGCCGACGCGGACACCCTGCACCACACCCCGATCGGGGTGCTGCGCGACGTGTCCCGCCCGGTCTACGACACCCTGATGGCCGAGCAGCTCACCCGCGCCGAGGAGCAGCGCGGCCGCGGCGACCTGGGCGCGCTGCTGGCCGGCTCCAGCACCTGGACGGTGGACGCGTAG
- a CDS encoding 2-oxoacid:acceptor oxidoreductase subunit alpha, whose product MTSQVDQSEAVDGSDGDGPAGSARASSGRAAAKPIRRLDRVIIRFAGDSGDGMQLTGDRFTSETAAFGNDLSTLPNFPAEIRAPAGTLPGVSSFQLHFADHDILTPGDAPDVLVAMNPAALKANLADLPAGAEIIVNTDEFTKRALAKVGYAASPLDDGSLEAFRLHPVPLTTLTLEALKDSGLARKDAERAKNMFALGLLSWMYHRPTHGTELFLRQKFAKKPEIAEANVSAFRAGWNFGETTEDFAVSYEVQPAKLAPGTYRNISGNLALSYGLVAAGERSGLPVFLGSYPITPASDILHELSRHKDFGVRTFQAEDEIAGIGAALGAAFGGALGVTTTSGPGVALKSETIGLAVSLELPLLIVDIQRGGPSTGLPTKTEQADLLQAMFGRNGEAPVPVVAPATPAECFTAALDAARIALTYRTPVFLLSDGYLANGSEPWKLPEVDELPDLRVEFATEPNGPDGSFRPYQRDPHTLARPWAVPGTPGLEHRIGGIEKQDGTGNISYDPANHDFMVRTRQAKVDNIAVPDVEVDDPSGEARVLVLGWGSTYGPITAAVRRVRADGGHVAQAHLRHLNPFPANLGAVLERYERVIVPEMNLGQLALLLRAKYLVDAQSYNQVRGLPFKAAQLADVLHAALGSLDAEETR is encoded by the coding sequence GTGACCAGTCAGGTCGATCAGTCAGAAGCAGTGGACGGTTCGGACGGCGACGGCCCGGCCGGGTCCGCCCGTGCGTCGTCCGGGCGGGCGGCGGCCAAGCCGATCCGTCGGCTGGACCGGGTGATCATCCGCTTCGCGGGCGACTCGGGCGACGGCATGCAGCTCACCGGCGACCGGTTCACCTCGGAGACCGCGGCGTTCGGCAACGACCTGTCCACGCTGCCGAACTTCCCGGCCGAGATCCGGGCCCCCGCAGGCACCCTGCCGGGCGTCTCCAGCTTCCAGCTGCACTTCGCCGACCACGACATCCTCACCCCGGGCGACGCGCCCGACGTGCTGGTGGCGATGAACCCGGCGGCGCTGAAGGCCAACCTGGCGGACCTGCCGGCCGGCGCGGAGATCATCGTCAACACCGACGAGTTCACCAAGCGCGCGCTGGCCAAGGTCGGCTACGCGGCCTCCCCGCTGGACGACGGCTCGCTGGAGGCGTTCCGGCTGCACCCGGTGCCGCTGACCACGCTGACCCTGGAGGCGCTCAAGGACAGCGGCCTGGCCCGCAAGGACGCCGAGCGGGCGAAGAACATGTTCGCGCTCGGCCTGCTGTCCTGGATGTACCACCGGCCCACCCACGGCACCGAGCTGTTCCTGCGGCAGAAGTTCGCCAAGAAGCCGGAGATCGCCGAGGCCAACGTGTCGGCGTTCCGGGCGGGTTGGAACTTCGGCGAGACCACCGAGGACTTCGCGGTCTCCTACGAGGTGCAGCCCGCCAAGCTCGCCCCCGGCACCTACCGCAACATCTCCGGCAACCTGGCGCTGTCGTACGGCCTGGTGGCGGCGGGGGAGCGCTCCGGCCTGCCGGTGTTCCTCGGCTCGTACCCGATCACCCCGGCCTCGGACATCCTGCACGAGCTGTCCCGGCACAAGGACTTCGGCGTGCGCACCTTCCAGGCCGAGGACGAGATCGCGGGCATCGGCGCGGCGCTGGGCGCGGCGTTCGGCGGCGCGCTGGGCGTGACCACGACCTCCGGCCCGGGCGTGGCGCTGAAGTCGGAGACCATCGGCCTGGCGGTGTCGCTGGAGCTGCCGCTGCTGATCGTCGACATCCAGCGCGGCGGCCCGTCCACCGGCCTGCCCACCAAGACCGAGCAGGCCGACCTGCTGCAGGCGATGTTCGGCCGCAACGGCGAGGCGCCGGTGCCGGTGGTGGCGCCCGCGACGCCCGCCGAGTGCTTCACCGCGGCGCTGGACGCGGCCCGGATCGCGCTGACCTACCGCACCCCGGTGTTCCTGCTCTCGGACGGCTACCTGGCCAACGGCTCCGAGCCGTGGAAGCTCCCGGAGGTCGACGAACTCCCGGACCTGCGGGTCGAGTTCGCCACCGAGCCGAACGGCCCGGACGGCAGCTTCCGCCCCTACCAGCGCGACCCGCACACGCTGGCCCGCCCGTGGGCGGTGCCCGGCACGCCCGGCCTGGAGCACCGGATCGGCGGCATCGAGAAGCAGGACGGCACCGGCAACATCTCCTACGACCCGGCCAACCACGACTTCATGGTGCGCACCCGGCAGGCCAAGGTCGACAACATCGCCGTCCCGGACGTCGAGGTGGACGACCCGAGCGGCGAGGCCCGCGTCCTGGTGCTCGGCTGGGGCTCCACCTACGGCCCGATCACCGCCGCGGTGCGCCGGGTGCGGGCCGACGGCGGCCACGTCGCCCAGGCCCACCTGCGGCACCTCAACCCGTTCCCGGCCAACCTCGGGGCGGTGCTGGAGCGCTACGAGCGGGTGATCGTCCCCGAGATGAACCTCGGGCAGCTCGCCCTGCTGCTGCGCGCCAAGTACCTCGTCGACGCCCAGTCCTACAACCAGGTCCGCGGCCTGCCGTTCAAGGCCGCCCAACTCGCCGACGTGCTGCACGCCGCGCTCGGCAGCCTCGACGCGGAGGAGACCCGATGA
- the rarD gene encoding EamA family transporter RarD codes for MAEGSREARVGLWNGFAAYGMWGLFPLFWPLLEPAGAVDILANRMVWSLVAVAAMLLVRRRWGWIRPLLRQPRRLALLALAAATVSVNWGVYIWGVNSGHVVETSLGYFINPLVTIAFGVLVLRERLRPAQWAAVGVGAAAVLVLTVAYGRPPWIALVLAFSFATYGLIKKKVGLGGAESLAVESAVMFPFALAFLVYLAVRGEGSLGHDGWGHSALLVLSGVITAVPLMCFGAAALRVPLTTLGLLQYLAPVSQFLIGVAVFHESMAPARWAGFALVWVALVVLSADALRRMRAERRRAPVPVPVAG; via the coding sequence ATGGCGGAGGGTTCGCGGGAGGCCAGGGTCGGGTTGTGGAACGGCTTCGCGGCGTACGGGATGTGGGGCCTGTTCCCGCTGTTCTGGCCGCTGCTGGAGCCCGCCGGGGCGGTCGACATCCTGGCCAACCGGATGGTGTGGTCGCTGGTCGCGGTCGCCGCGATGCTGTTGGTGCGCCGCCGCTGGGGGTGGATCCGGCCGCTGCTGCGCCAGCCGCGCCGGCTGGCCCTGCTGGCGCTGGCCGCGGCCACCGTCTCGGTCAACTGGGGCGTCTACATCTGGGGCGTCAACTCCGGGCACGTGGTGGAGACCAGCCTCGGCTACTTCATCAACCCGCTGGTGACCATCGCCTTCGGCGTGCTGGTGCTGCGCGAGCGGCTGCGCCCGGCGCAGTGGGCGGCGGTCGGCGTGGGCGCCGCGGCCGTGCTGGTGCTGACGGTGGCGTACGGCCGCCCGCCGTGGATCGCGCTGGTCCTGGCGTTCTCGTTCGCCACCTACGGCCTGATCAAGAAGAAGGTCGGCCTGGGCGGCGCGGAGAGCCTCGCGGTGGAGAGCGCGGTGATGTTCCCGTTCGCGCTGGCCTTCCTGGTGTACCTGGCGGTGCGCGGCGAGGGCAGCCTCGGGCACGACGGCTGGGGGCACAGCGCGCTGCTGGTGCTGAGCGGGGTGATCACGGCGGTGCCGCTGATGTGCTTCGGCGCGGCGGCGCTGCGGGTGCCGCTGACCACGCTGGGGCTGCTGCAGTACCTGGCGCCGGTGTCGCAGTTCCTGATCGGCGTCGCGGTGTTCCACGAGTCGATGGCGCCGGCCCGCTGGGCGGGCTTCGCCCTGGTGTGGGTGGCGCTGGTGGTGCTGAGCGCGGACGCGCTGCGCCGGATGCGGGCCGAGCGCCGACGGGCGCCGGTGCCGGTGCCGGTCGCGGGCTGA
- the nuoN gene encoding NADH-quinone oxidoreductase subunit NuoN, whose protein sequence is MPVHALAAANGSGPSIPAPHIEYGQLSPMLVVFGAALVGVLVEAFLPRRARASAQLGVSLLGLGGAFAAVVVLAAQGHATTKSGLLAMGAVAIDGPALFLQGVILLTAVLAVLTYAEGRLEPRINGHRVDAFAAQASSVPGGEQERDATREGMRTTEIYPLTLFAVGGMLLFPASNDLLTMFVALEVLSLPLYLMCALARRRRLISQEAAVKYFLLGAFASAFFLFGTALVYGYAGSLQFGEIADVVSGVSQVTPALAVTTQNDALLLIGLAMLAVGLLFKVGAVPFHSWTPDVYQGAPTPVTGFMAAATKTAAFGALLRLFYVAFPGLRWDWRPVMWGVAILTMAVGAVLAITQQDVKRLLAYSSVAHAGFILTGLIATDRRGVAAVLFYLLAYSFVTLGAFAVVTLVRDSKGEATHLSNWAGLGRRSPLLAAVFALFLLAFAGIPLTSGFTGKFAVFQAAAEGGATPLVVVGVLSSAVAAFFYVRVIVLMFFSDPQPSGPAVAVPSPLTATAIGVGVLVTLGLGLLPQYFLDLASKASLFVR, encoded by the coding sequence ATGCCCGTCCACGCGCTGGCCGCCGCCAACGGCAGCGGTCCGAGCATCCCCGCCCCGCACATCGAGTACGGGCAGCTCTCGCCGATGCTGGTGGTGTTCGGCGCCGCCCTGGTCGGCGTGCTGGTGGAGGCGTTCCTGCCCCGCCGGGCCCGCGCCTCCGCCCAGCTGGGGGTGTCGCTGCTGGGCCTGGGCGGCGCCTTCGCGGCCGTGGTGGTGCTGGCCGCGCAGGGCCACGCCACCACCAAGTCCGGCCTGCTGGCGATGGGCGCGGTCGCCATCGACGGCCCGGCGCTGTTCCTGCAGGGCGTGATCCTGCTGACCGCGGTGCTGGCGGTGCTCACCTACGCGGAGGGCCGGCTGGAGCCGCGGATCAACGGCCACCGGGTGGACGCGTTCGCCGCCCAGGCCTCGTCCGTCCCCGGCGGCGAGCAGGAGCGCGACGCGACCCGCGAGGGCATGCGCACCACCGAGATCTACCCGCTGACCCTGTTCGCGGTCGGCGGCATGCTGCTCTTCCCGGCCTCGAACGACCTGCTGACCATGTTCGTGGCGCTGGAGGTGCTCTCCCTCCCGCTGTACCTGATGTGCGCGCTCGCCCGGCGCCGCCGCCTGATCTCGCAGGAGGCGGCGGTCAAGTACTTCCTGCTGGGCGCGTTCGCCTCGGCGTTCTTCCTGTTCGGCACCGCCCTGGTGTACGGCTACGCGGGCTCGCTGCAGTTCGGCGAGATCGCCGACGTGGTCTCCGGGGTCTCCCAGGTCACCCCGGCGCTGGCCGTCACCACCCAGAACGACGCGCTGCTGCTGATCGGCCTGGCCATGCTGGCCGTCGGCCTGCTGTTCAAGGTCGGCGCGGTGCCGTTCCACTCCTGGACGCCGGACGTCTACCAGGGCGCCCCGACGCCGGTCACCGGCTTCATGGCGGCCGCCACCAAGACCGCCGCGTTCGGCGCCCTGCTGCGGCTGTTCTACGTGGCCTTCCCGGGCCTGCGCTGGGACTGGCGGCCCGTCATGTGGGGCGTGGCGATCCTCACCATGGCGGTCGGCGCGGTGCTGGCCATCACCCAGCAGGACGTGAAGCGGCTGCTGGCCTACTCCTCGGTCGCGCACGCCGGCTTCATCCTGACCGGCCTGATCGCCACCGACCGGCGCGGCGTGGCGGCGGTGCTGTTCTACCTGCTGGCGTACTCCTTCGTGACGCTCGGCGCGTTCGCCGTGGTCACCCTGGTGCGGGACTCCAAGGGCGAGGCCACCCACCTGTCCAACTGGGCCGGTCTGGGCCGCCGCTCGCCGCTGCTGGCGGCGGTGTTCGCGCTGTTCCTGCTGGCCTTCGCGGGCATCCCGCTGACCTCCGGGTTCACCGGCAAGTTCGCGGTCTTCCAGGCCGCGGCCGAGGGCGGGGCCACCCCGCTGGTCGTCGTCGGTGTGCTCTCCTCGGCGGTCGCCGCGTTCTTCTACGTCCGGGTCATCGTGCTGATGTTCTTCTCCGACCCGCAGCCGTCCGGCCCCGCGGTGGCCGTGCCCAGCCCGCTCACCGCCACCGCCATCGGCGTCGGCGTGCTGGTCACCCTCGGTCTGGGCCTGCTCCCGCAGTACTTCCTCGACCTGGCCTCCAAGGCCTCGCTGTTCGTCCGCTGA
- a CDS encoding response regulator transcription factor — translation MLRVVIAEDSVLLREGLTRLLTDRGMEVVAGVGDGDALVRTIDGLHAEGALPDVVVADVRMPPTHTDEGVRACVELRGRHPGLGVLVLSQHVEEQYASELLAGSTRGVGYLLKDRVAEVREFVDAVDRVARGGTALDPEVVQQLLSRSRQVDTLAGLTPREREVLGLMAEGRTNAAIAKQLVVSDGAVEKHVSNIFQKLGLGQSPEDHRRVLAVLAYLES, via the coding sequence ATGTTGCGCGTGGTGATCGCCGAGGACTCCGTGCTGCTCCGCGAGGGGCTGACCCGGCTGCTGACGGACCGTGGGATGGAGGTCGTGGCGGGCGTCGGGGACGGCGACGCCCTGGTGCGGACGATCGACGGCCTGCACGCCGAGGGCGCCCTGCCCGACGTGGTGGTGGCGGACGTGCGGATGCCGCCGACGCACACCGACGAGGGGGTGCGGGCCTGCGTGGAGCTGCGCGGCCGCCACCCCGGGCTGGGCGTGCTGGTGCTCTCCCAGCACGTGGAGGAGCAGTACGCGAGCGAGCTGCTGGCCGGCTCCACCCGCGGGGTGGGCTACCTGCTGAAGGACCGGGTCGCCGAGGTCCGCGAGTTCGTCGACGCGGTGGACCGGGTCGCCCGGGGCGGCACCGCGCTCGACCCGGAGGTGGTGCAGCAGCTGCTCAGCCGCAGCCGCCAGGTCGACACGCTGGCGGGCCTGACGCCCCGCGAGCGCGAGGTGCTGGGCCTGATGGCGGAGGGCCGCACCAACGCGGCGATCGCCAAGCAGCTGGTGGTCTCGGACGGCGCGGTGGAGAAGCACGTGTCGAACATCTTCCAGAAGCTGGGCCTGGGCCAGAGCCCGGAGGACCACCGGCGGGTGCTGGCCGTCCTGGCCTACCTGGAGTCCTGA